A genomic stretch from Telmatocola sphagniphila includes:
- a CDS encoding ABC transporter ATP-binding protein, whose translation MSSPILSVENLEAGYGQIKVLQGISLTVNPGEIVTVIGANGAGKTTTLQTISGVVKTRGGRIMFEGEDISRVPDYKIVPRGLAQSPEGRKIFPRLTVLENLQMGAFTRKDHAGIQEDIEKSYHYFPILKQRMKQLGGTLSGGEQQMLAIARALMARPKLLLLDEPSLGLAPMIVLRIFEVIRELNQAGMSVLLVEQNARLALKLAHRGYVMETGTITMSGPGTELLNDPRIQAAYLGE comes from the coding sequence GTGAGTTCTCCGATTCTCAGCGTCGAAAATCTGGAAGCGGGCTACGGGCAGATCAAGGTGCTGCAGGGCATCTCGCTGACCGTCAACCCGGGGGAAATCGTCACGGTTATTGGTGCGAACGGGGCCGGGAAGACGACGACGCTCCAAACCATCTCCGGCGTGGTGAAAACCCGCGGCGGCCGAATCATGTTCGAAGGCGAGGATATCTCGCGCGTGCCCGATTACAAAATCGTGCCAAGGGGGCTGGCTCAGTCGCCCGAAGGACGCAAAATTTTCCCGCGTCTGACGGTGCTGGAAAACCTCCAAATGGGGGCCTTCACCCGCAAAGATCACGCGGGAATTCAGGAAGATATCGAAAAATCCTACCATTACTTCCCCATCCTGAAACAGCGGATGAAACAACTCGGCGGCACCCTCTCCGGCGGCGAGCAGCAGATGCTGGCCATCGCCCGGGCACTGATGGCCCGGCCCAAATTGCTCCTGCTCGATGAGCCGTCGCTTGGCCTCGCTCCGATGATCGTTCTGAGAATTTTTGAAGTTATTCGCGAATTGAATCAGGCAGGGATGTCGGTTCTTCTCGTCGAGCAAAATGCCCGTTTAGCCTTGAAACTGGCGCATCGCGGCTACGTTATGGAAACCGGCACCATCACCATGAGCGGACCCGGCACCGAGCTTCTGAACGATCCGCGCATTCAGGCCGCCTATCTGGGTGAATAG
- a CDS encoding class I SAM-dependent rRNA methyltransferase has translation MTAPALPLVKLKIERRSSHPWIFQKMVEKPTERIPPGTIVEIQDRAGQWVGRGFYNGHSRITLRVLTSKQDQLVNEDFFRERIKRAIRFRRETLRLDETTNAYRLVHSEADELSGLVVDRYGQTIVIEFFSAGMFKQRDLIISIFRDEFPDSKFYFFAEEHVGKQESFDCRPPDAPPPGTITENGVRFRVAPGSKHKTGFFCDQRDNRRLMSTFCNGKKVLDLCCNTGGFAVYAKTIGKAAEVVGVDLDEQVIALAAQNANLNQARIKFIQADIFSWLRDIYPSGQKYDVVILDPAKMTRDREEVETALKKYCDMNRVALNVVSPGGIFLTCSCTGLVSETDFLESIRRAAWQAQRTVQIFNLSGAAADHPFHAQAQEGRYLKAVWCRVVE, from the coding sequence ATGACTGCACCAGCATTGCCCCTCGTTAAACTGAAAATCGAACGCCGTTCGAGCCATCCCTGGATCTTCCAGAAGATGGTCGAAAAGCCGACCGAACGGATACCACCCGGTACGATCGTGGAAATCCAGGATCGCGCCGGCCAATGGGTCGGCCGAGGCTTCTACAACGGCCATTCCCGCATTACCTTACGGGTGCTGACCTCCAAGCAAGATCAACTCGTCAACGAAGACTTCTTCCGGGAGCGCATCAAACGCGCGATTCGCTTCCGCCGGGAGACCCTGCGGCTCGATGAAACCACAAACGCCTACCGCTTAGTGCATTCTGAGGCCGATGAACTCAGCGGGCTGGTGGTGGATCGCTACGGCCAGACGATTGTGATCGAATTTTTCTCGGCCGGGATGTTCAAACAGCGCGATCTGATCATTTCAATCTTTCGGGACGAATTCCCCGATTCGAAATTCTATTTCTTCGCCGAGGAGCATGTCGGTAAGCAGGAGTCGTTCGACTGCCGGCCGCCCGATGCTCCGCCGCCGGGGACCATCACCGAAAACGGCGTGCGTTTCCGCGTGGCACCGGGCAGTAAGCACAAAACCGGCTTTTTCTGCGATCAGCGAGACAATCGCAGGTTGATGTCGACATTTTGCAACGGCAAGAAAGTACTCGACCTCTGCTGCAACACCGGCGGTTTCGCCGTTTATGCCAAGACCATCGGTAAAGCGGCCGAGGTGGTAGGGGTCGATCTCGACGAACAGGTCATCGCTCTGGCCGCGCAGAACGCCAACTTGAATCAGGCCCGCATCAAGTTCATTCAGGCCGACATCTTCAGCTGGTTGCGGGACATTTATCCTTCCGGTCAGAAGTACGATGTGGTCATTTTAGACCCAGCCAAGATGACCCGGGATCGCGAAGAAGTGGAAACGGCCCTGAAGAAATATTGCGATATGAACCGGGTCGCTCTAAACGTCGTTAGCCCCGGCGGCATCTTCCTGACTTGTTCCTGTACGGGTCTAGTCAGCGAGACTGATTTTCTCGAAAGCATTCGCCGGGCGGCCTGGCAGGCGCAGCGAACAGTGCAGATCTTCAACCTGAGCGGGGCCGCGGCGGATCATCCCTTCCATGCCCAGGCTCAGGAAGGCCGTTATCTTAAAGCGGTCTGGTGTCGGGTGGTGGAATAG
- a CDS encoding DUF4209 domain-containing protein yields MKAHIDEIIHKFETFKKNFTEDELAEELIKLIPNLNPTQSDFELEAEIFAFRVRPITGKQLSRYGSEHYYTPFSEYENSQFPSIIDLNEKWISYWIKRSEDVTHPIFKYRYSDIAWDMMPRLKMKDNRVTKTTIRAAIDIAKSDLDVYLHTTYARFERSIQLAILTKEDDLLQELCSTIIEFYKSKDTEKTYYVWKNPYDLLLESSCKSKISIDSIIEIINNLENNLAKYRNLFQEYSSEPEGVKFAATRLAEFYNKAATSSDVTRVLKVYADAYIEKIKNHDIKGIITTAWMQEIHKTLQQYNLNDLAAEAIKMYSECAKKMSMELHPLTSSIHIPNGEIECIIKNFIEAPGDVFTNLAIQGLPNFEQDRKDIKGLVAQFPLQNLVTKKLIARDGREQGSIGSAENDEGGALKSYWSITQPVKYFLYRQIIEACISRNLINKENFSEYIHSNHLFSENKKLLTERAIKSYLENDWISALHLFLPQLESAIRLLIKFSDGYIIKKSRSGAFHLRILDDLLRDPILLNIFKSEDEIFYMRYILTDQLGLNVRNRLFHGDILPNEINPYLTDCVFHIGLLLASLHAKEKTIV; encoded by the coding sequence ATGAAAGCTCATATTGATGAAATAATTCATAAGTTTGAAACATTTAAGAAAAATTTTACCGAAGACGAGTTGGCAGAAGAATTAATCAAATTAATTCCCAACCTAAATCCTACTCAATCCGATTTTGAACTCGAAGCAGAAATTTTCGCTTTCAGGGTTCGGCCCATTACTGGAAAGCAATTGTCAAGATATGGATCAGAGCATTATTATACACCCTTTTCGGAGTATGAAAACAGTCAGTTCCCATCAATCATTGATTTAAATGAAAAATGGATTTCGTATTGGATTAAACGGAGTGAAGATGTTACTCATCCGATATTCAAATACAGATATTCGGATATAGCATGGGACATGATGCCCAGACTTAAAATGAAAGATAATAGAGTCACAAAGACAACCATTCGAGCAGCGATAGATATCGCCAAATCGGATCTGGACGTATATTTGCACACAACTTATGCTCGATTCGAACGATCCATTCAACTCGCAATCCTGACCAAAGAAGATGACCTTCTACAAGAATTATGCTCTACAATTATCGAATTTTACAAATCAAAAGACACTGAGAAGACCTACTATGTTTGGAAGAATCCATATGATCTACTTTTGGAAAGTTCTTGTAAAAGTAAAATTTCAATTGATTCAATTATTGAAATAATAAATAATCTCGAAAATAATCTTGCGAAATACAGGAATCTTTTTCAAGAATATTCTAGTGAGCCCGAAGGTGTAAAATTCGCCGCAACTCGGCTGGCAGAATTTTACAATAAAGCAGCAACTTCGTCAGATGTCACACGCGTTTTGAAGGTATACGCCGATGCTTATATTGAAAAAATAAAAAATCATGATATAAAAGGCATCATAACTACAGCTTGGATGCAGGAGATTCATAAGACCTTACAACAGTATAATTTAAACGATTTGGCAGCCGAAGCAATAAAAATGTATTCTGAGTGTGCAAAAAAAATGTCTATGGAACTACACCCTCTGACTAGCTCGATCCACATTCCTAACGGCGAAATTGAATGTATCATAAAAAACTTCATCGAAGCACCTGGCGATGTGTTTACAAACCTCGCTATACAAGGCTTACCCAATTTTGAGCAGGATCGAAAAGACATCAAAGGATTAGTCGCGCAATTTCCCTTACAGAATCTTGTCACAAAAAAATTAATAGCGAGAGATGGCCGCGAGCAAGGGAGCATCGGAAGTGCCGAAAATGACGAGGGCGGCGCTTTAAAGTCATATTGGAGCATAACCCAACCTGTCAAATATTTTCTCTATAGACAAATTATTGAAGCTTGTATATCTCGAAATCTTATAAATAAAGAAAACTTTTCAGAGTATATACACTCAAATCATTTATTCAGCGAAAATAAAAAGTTACTAACTGAAAGGGCAATCAAATCATACCTAGAGAACGATTGGATTTCAGCATTACATCTGTTTCTTCCTCAGCTCGAATCTGCAATTCGTCTTTTGATAAAATTTTCTGACGGGTATATTATAAAAAAATCGAGAAGTGGAGCATTTCATCTCCGAATACTTGATGACCTTTTGAGAGATCCTATTTTGTTAAATATCTTCAAAAGCGAAGATGAAATATTTTATATGCGATATATTCTTACTGATCAATTAGGTCTTAATGTTCGAAACAGACTATTTCATGGCGATATTTTGCCGAACGAAATAAATCCATACCTCACAGATTGCGTATTTCATATTGGCCTTCTTTTAGCATCTTTACATGCCAAAGAGAAAACAATAGTGTAA
- a CDS encoding glycosyltransferase family 2 protein — protein MPLLLTSPPLNPTHEIFHVERILDPDESVPARQHKIIAVLPAYNAERTLAATLADFPPGSVDQILLVDDCSKDRTVEIALEMGLTVIQHPKNRGYGGNQKTCYQYALDQGADIVVMIHPDYQYDARVIPHAIGMIELGICDIVLGSRIRSRKEALQCGMPWWKYFANRALTAFENICLGQNLGDFHSGFRVYRRNVLEKIPFQNNSDDFVFDTQFLAQAVHFGFRLGDIPVPVRYFNEASSINFRRSSIYGIRTVQTMLGFLMNRLRLWRSSLYSTTRHQTALR, from the coding sequence ATGCCGTTGCTTCTCACTTCGCCGCCATTAAATCCAACGCACGAGATCTTTCACGTCGAACGGATTTTAGACCCAGATGAATCCGTACCCGCCCGACAGCATAAAATCATTGCGGTATTACCGGCCTACAACGCCGAGCGAACCTTGGCGGCGACGCTGGCCGATTTCCCTCCCGGCTCGGTCGATCAGATCCTTCTGGTCGACGATTGCAGCAAGGACCGCACGGTTGAGATCGCCCTTGAGATGGGATTGACGGTGATTCAGCATCCCAAAAATAGGGGGTATGGGGGAAATCAGAAGACTTGCTACCAGTATGCTCTCGATCAGGGGGCCGATATCGTGGTGATGATCCATCCCGATTATCAGTACGATGCCCGAGTGATACCGCATGCGATTGGAATGATCGAATTGGGAATCTGCGACATCGTGTTGGGCAGCCGGATTCGTTCCCGAAAAGAAGCTTTGCAGTGCGGAATGCCCTGGTGGAAGTATTTCGCCAACCGAGCACTGACGGCCTTCGAAAATATCTGTCTGGGCCAGAATTTAGGCGACTTTCACAGTGGCTTCCGGGTCTATCGCCGGAACGTGCTGGAGAAGATCCCTTTCCAAAACAATTCGGACGACTTCGTCTTCGACACGCAGTTTCTGGCTCAGGCGGTACACTTCGGCTTCCGGCTGGGCGACATTCCGGTTCCGGTCCGCTACTTCAATGAAGCCAGCAGCATCAACTTTCGCCGCAGTTCGATCTACGGTATTCGAACAGTGCAGACGATGCTGGGCTTTCTCATGAATCGCCTGCGGCTCTGGCGATCCTCGCTCTATTCCACCACCCGACACCAGACCGCTTTAAGATAA
- a CDS encoding mandelate racemase/muconate lactonizing enzyme family protein, protein MKIHSVKVSEKRVDSSAGRISLNSGSNAPSSTNYLIVRIDTDSGISGFGVTSFGPSGLTAGKAILEELIPLVVGEDPLATEKLWAKARGYGSSLGWSGILPRVYAAIDLALWDIKGKSFREPLHRYFGSARASAPYFLGDIAPLGIDTATVLSTWKKYAANQPLGLLVKIGTDDIQKDADRVHDIRNGIGDEAWLGITAEGRYDLGTAMAFARFFDEEIGIDWFESPIATSDVAGYERLSLHFEAPLCVGPGIDSVEEFRDWLARGTVRILRPDPIRLGGLTPLLRVIAMADAYHVPCVIKGLPDLAIHLACGIANMNLLDWSEPFQTLKIEKGQILAPEKPGIGWEF, encoded by the coding sequence ATGAAAATTCATTCTGTCAAAGTCTCCGAAAAGCGAGTCGACTCCTCCGCGGGCCGAATCTCGTTGAACAGCGGTTCCAACGCCCCCTCCAGTACGAATTATCTGATCGTACGAATCGACACCGATTCCGGGATCTCCGGCTTCGGCGTTACCAGTTTTGGCCCATCGGGATTGACCGCCGGGAAAGCCATTCTGGAGGAGCTAATTCCGCTGGTGGTCGGCGAAGATCCGCTAGCCACCGAGAAGCTCTGGGCCAAAGCCCGCGGCTACGGCAGTTCGCTAGGCTGGTCGGGAATTCTGCCGCGCGTTTATGCGGCCATCGATCTGGCTTTGTGGGACATCAAGGGCAAGTCTTTCCGTGAGCCGCTGCACCGCTACTTCGGCTCTGCTCGCGCTTCGGCCCCCTACTTCCTGGGTGATATCGCTCCACTAGGGATAGACACCGCTACCGTGCTATCGACCTGGAAGAAGTACGCCGCGAATCAACCGCTCGGTTTACTCGTGAAGATCGGCACCGACGATATTCAGAAAGATGCCGACCGCGTTCACGACATCCGCAATGGCATCGGCGATGAAGCCTGGCTCGGCATTACGGCCGAGGGACGCTACGACCTCGGCACCGCCATGGCCTTTGCCCGTTTCTTCGATGAGGAAATCGGCATCGACTGGTTCGAATCGCCTATTGCCACCAGCGATGTGGCGGGATACGAACGCTTATCGCTGCATTTCGAGGCGCCCTTATGCGTCGGACCCGGGATCGATTCCGTTGAGGAATTTCGCGACTGGCTGGCTCGCGGTACGGTTCGAATCCTCCGTCCCGATCCGATTCGCCTGGGCGGTTTGACGCCGCTTTTGCGAGTGATCGCGATGGCCGATGCCTATCACGTTCCCTGCGTGATTAAAGGTTTGCCCGACCTGGCTATTCACCTGGCCTGCGGAATCGCCAATATGAATCTGCTCGACTGGTCGGAGCCGTTCCAGACGCTGAAGATTGAAAAGGGCCAGATTTTGGCGCCGGAAAAACCGGGGATCGGCTGGGAATTCTAG
- a CDS encoding DNA polymerase Y family protein, producing the protein MPLRYLFIDMNSYFASVEQQMHPELRGRPVAVAPLNAETTACVAASYEAKKFGIRTGTMVREARRMCPGIVIIPASPRIYVQLHHQIIHAVESVLPVLKVMSIDEMVCRLRGVDRETSNARQLALDVKKAILTKVGVCLKCSIGLAPNIMLAKVASDMQKPDGLTIIENEELPQRLHSLKLTDFPGIGPRMEKRFWRRGVSTVEQLCKLKPEQMAVVFGSRVHGRSWYDRLRGDDVVDRPTTRRILTQSRVLQPDRRTHEGAEAILIRLLHKAATRLRKIQYHTGHLALSVRCLDAPRWEKDMPLDYCQDTPTLIRAFGKLWCQRPRQGTPFKVGLVLSDLKQQKNIAPSLFDGNQKMESLSRTMDELHQQFGIQSAYFAGMHGACHEAPVRIAFNQIPDITVR; encoded by the coding sequence ATGCCGCTCCGCTACCTGTTCATCGATATGAATTCCTATTTCGCTTCGGTCGAGCAGCAAATGCACCCGGAGCTGCGTGGCCGGCCCGTCGCGGTTGCTCCGCTGAACGCCGAGACGACCGCCTGCGTGGCCGCGAGTTACGAGGCCAAAAAATTCGGTATTCGCACCGGAACCATGGTCCGAGAAGCCCGGCGGATGTGTCCTGGCATCGTCATAATCCCGGCCAGCCCGCGCATTTATGTGCAGCTTCACCATCAGATTATCCATGCGGTCGAATCGGTTCTGCCCGTTCTGAAGGTCATGTCCATCGACGAAATGGTTTGTCGATTGCGCGGCGTGGACCGCGAAACATCGAATGCCCGGCAATTAGCTCTGGATGTGAAAAAAGCGATTCTGACGAAAGTCGGCGTCTGCCTGAAATGTTCTATCGGTCTCGCCCCGAACATCATGCTCGCCAAGGTGGCCAGCGATATGCAGAAACCGGACGGCCTGACCATCATTGAAAACGAGGAGCTCCCGCAACGGCTGCACAGCTTGAAGTTGACCGACTTTCCCGGTATCGGCCCACGCATGGAAAAACGCTTCTGGCGTCGCGGCGTCAGCACCGTGGAACAACTCTGCAAGTTGAAACCGGAGCAGATGGCCGTGGTGTTCGGCAGTCGAGTGCATGGCCGTTCGTGGTACGATCGGCTGCGCGGCGATGATGTGGTCGATCGGCCGACAACGCGCCGGATTCTGACACAAAGTCGGGTGCTGCAACCCGATCGCCGTACGCATGAGGGGGCCGAGGCGATTCTGATTCGGCTCTTGCACAAGGCCGCGACGCGATTGAGAAAAATTCAGTACCACACCGGCCATTTAGCCCTCAGTGTGCGCTGTCTGGATGCTCCACGCTGGGAAAAGGATATGCCGCTCGATTACTGCCAGGATACGCCGACCCTGATACGGGCCTTCGGCAAGCTTTGGTGTCAGAGGCCCCGGCAGGGGACGCCGTTTAAAGTAGGGCTGGTGCTATCCGATTTGAAGCAGCAGAAGAATATCGCTCCATCGCTGTTCGATGGCAATCAGAAAATGGAAAGCCTGTCCCGAACTATGGATGAACTGCACCAGCAGTTCGGGATACAATCGGCCTACTTTGCCGGGATGCACGGGGCCTGCCATGAAGCCCCGGTGCGAATTGCCTTCAATCAGATTCCCGATATTACAGTGCGGTAA
- a CDS encoding alpha/beta hydrolase has translation MKNYWNTLLTLIVTLGCFSMSAQAEDTKPIKIAGPYEVEVHKDIPYVEGKEGEDNKHKLDLFIPKGQKDFPVLFFIHGGGWTTGDRKMYGPVGHVFAKNGIGTVVLSYRLTPQVQHPGHIEDVAKAFAWTHKNIGKYDGKNDQIFVTGQSAGGHLAALLGTNESYLKAEKLSLKDIKGVMPISGIYNFHENRFVPIIGKGKEAAESASPIQQVTGKEPPFLILYADKDFPTCDVMSKNFAEELKKHKVDVSVQMIPERNHITIMAWLMLSESDPATQALLEFVAKHSGLKLREKGK, from the coding sequence ATGAAGAATTACTGGAACACCCTGCTAACTTTGATTGTCACCCTCGGATGTTTCTCAATGAGTGCACAGGCCGAAGATACAAAGCCGATCAAAATCGCGGGCCCGTACGAGGTCGAGGTTCACAAGGATATTCCTTACGTGGAAGGCAAAGAGGGCGAAGATAACAAGCACAAGCTCGATCTGTTTATTCCCAAGGGCCAGAAGGACTTCCCCGTTCTGTTCTTCATCCATGGCGGCGGTTGGACCACCGGCGACCGCAAGATGTACGGCCCGGTGGGCCATGTATTCGCCAAGAACGGGATCGGAACGGTGGTGCTCAGCTATCGGTTGACGCCGCAGGTCCAGCATCCGGGGCATATCGAAGATGTGGCGAAAGCGTTTGCCTGGACGCATAAGAATATCGGCAAATATGACGGAAAAAACGATCAGATATTTGTGACCGGGCAATCGGCGGGCGGCCATCTCGCGGCCCTATTGGGAACAAACGAAAGCTATTTGAAGGCGGAGAAGCTTTCCCTGAAAGATATCAAAGGAGTGATGCCGATCAGCGGCATTTACAACTTCCACGAGAACCGGTTTGTGCCAATCATCGGGAAGGGGAAGGAAGCGGCCGAAAGTGCTTCGCCGATCCAGCAGGTAACCGGTAAGGAGCCGCCGTTTTTGATTTTGTATGCCGACAAGGACTTCCCAACCTGTGATGTGATGTCGAAGAACTTTGCGGAGGAATTGAAGAAGCACAAAGTCGATGTGTCGGTTCAAATGATCCCGGAACGGAATCATATTACGATCATGGCCTGGCTGATGTTGAGCGAATCGGACCCCGCCACGCAGGCACTGCTAGAGTTCGTGGCGAAGCACTCGGGGTTGAAGCTGAGGGAGAAGGGGAAGTGA
- a CDS encoding DUF1573 domain-containing protein, producing MNSIANLMVVLGGIGLFFAFGPNSLLNGKTDATSQSDSRELVVSKIECKKISDHYEAEVCFENKTQNSVSIIEIIPTCSCASGRIEDSMVDPVREGKIRLEFKPGASDTQQIMILYEGVFGGRYPIVVNLKLGSKS from the coding sequence ATGAACTCGATTGCGAACTTGATGGTGGTGCTTGGGGGGATAGGTCTCTTTTTTGCATTCGGGCCAAATAGTTTACTAAATGGTAAAACCGATGCGACAAGCCAGAGTGACTCTAGAGAGCTGGTGGTCTCAAAGATAGAATGCAAGAAGATTTCTGACCATTATGAAGCGGAAGTTTGTTTCGAGAACAAAACGCAGAATTCAGTCTCCATCATCGAAATTATCCCTACCTGCAGCTGCGCGAGCGGGAGAATTGAAGATTCCATGGTTGATCCTGTAAGGGAAGGTAAGATACGACTCGAATTTAAGCCCGGAGCGAGCGATACTCAACAGATCATGATTCTCTACGAGGGTGTATTCGGAGGTCGATACCCTATTGTCGTCAATCTTAAATTGGGTTCCAAATCTTAG
- a CDS encoding YciI family protein: MKYAAVIEYIPDVDRVNAVRPRHREYLTSLLEQGKLACAGPFLDNYGALIVYEAATPEEAEAILKGDPFHSEGIFVRWTIRPWKTVFVAPGGLTTA; encoded by the coding sequence ATGAAGTATGCCGCTGTGATTGAATATATTCCGGATGTGGACCGGGTGAATGCCGTGCGTCCTCGGCATCGCGAGTATCTCACGAGCTTGCTGGAACAGGGCAAACTCGCATGTGCCGGGCCCTTTCTCGACAACTATGGCGCCTTGATCGTTTACGAGGCCGCGACTCCCGAAGAGGCTGAAGCGATCCTGAAGGGCGACCCGTTCCACTCCGAAGGCATCTTTGTTCGCTGGACCATTCGGCCCTGGAAGACCGTGTTTGTCGCTCCGGGCGGTTTGACCACGGCTTAA